In the genome of Meles meles chromosome 4, mMelMel3.1 paternal haplotype, whole genome shotgun sequence, one region contains:
- the P2RY13 gene encoding P2Y purinoceptor 13 encodes MNTTAIKSFNGSERCPRDTRVAQLVFPAIYTVVFILGILLNALALWVFLHIPSSSTFIVYLKNTLVADLIMTLMLPFKILSDSHLGPWQLRAFVCRFSAVIFYETMYVGIILLGFIAFDRFLKIIRPFGKFFVQKPDFAKLVSILIWLLLFLISLPNIILSNKEATPSSVKKCASLKGPLGLKWHQGVNYVCQFIFWTVFVLMLLFYVVIAKKVYNSYRKSGSKDRKHNTKLEGKVFIVVAVFFVCFAPFHFARVPYTHSQTNSKTDCRLQNQLFIAKETTLFLAATNICMDPLIYIFLCKKFTERLPCLRGKKTTGSTQENQTTQTDNITLS; translated from the coding sequence ATGAATACCACAGCGATCAAGAGCTTCAATGGGTCTGAGCGGTGCCCCAGAGACACACGGGTAGCGCAGTTGGTGTTCCCAGCCATCTACACGGTGGTGTTCATCCTCGGCATCCTGCTGAACGCTCTGGCCCTGTGGGTGTTCCTTCACATCCCTAGCTCCTCCACCTTCATTGTCTACCTCAAAAATACTCTGGTGGCCGACTTGATAATGACACTCATGCTTCCATTCAAAATCCTCTCCGACTCACACCTCGGACCCTGGCAACTCCGGGCCTTTGTGTGTCGTTTCTCCGCTGTCATCTTTTATGAGACCATGTATGTGGGAATCATACTGCTAGGCTTTATAGCTTTTGACAGATTCCTCAAGATCATCAGGCCTTTTGGAAAATTCTTCGTCCAAAAACCTGATTTTGCAAAACTGGTCTCGATCCTCATCTGGCTCCTTTTGTTCCTcatctctctgccaaatataATCTTGAGCAACAAGGAAGCAACGCCATCATCCGTGAAAAAGTGTGCCTCCTTGAAGGGTCCGCTGGGACTGAAATGGCATCAAGGGGTGAACTATGTATGTCAGTTCATTTTCTGGACTGTTTTTGTCCTAATGCTTCTGTTTTATGTGGTGATTGCAAAAAAAGTATACAACTCTTATCGAAAGTCTGGAAGTAAGGACCGCAAACACAACACAAAGCTGGAAGGTAAAGTATTTATTGTCGTGGCTGTATTCTTTGTGTGTTTTGCTCCATTTCATTTTGCCCGAGTTCCATACACTCACAGTCAAACCAACAGCAAGACTGACTGCAGGTTGCAAAATCAATTGTTTATAGCTAAAGAAACAACTCTCTTTTTGGCAGCAACTAACATTTGTATGGATCCCTTAATATACATATTCCTATGTAAAAAATTCACAGAACGCCTACCGTGTCTGAGAGGCAAAAAGACCACAGGATCAACTCAAGAAAATCAAACCACTCAGACAGACAATATAACTCTAAGCTGA
- the P2RY12 gene encoding P2Y purinoceptor 12: protein MDNLTSVAANSSLCARDYKITQVLFPLLYTVLFFVGLITNSLAMRIFFQIRNKSNFIIFLKNTVISDLLMILTFPFKILSDAKLGTGPLRTFVCQVTSVIFYFTMYISISFLGLITIDRYQKTTRPFKMSNPSNLLGAKILSVVIWAFMFLLSLPNMILTNKRPKDKNVKKCSFLKSEFGLVWHEIVNYICQVIFWINFLIVIVCYTLITKELYRSYVRTRGIGKVPKKKVNIKVFIIIAVFFICFVPFHFARIPYTLSQTRDVFDCSAENTLFYVKESTLWLTSLNACLDPFIYFFLCKSFKNSLMSMLKCRNSATSPSQQNRKKEQDGGDPSEETPM, encoded by the coding sequence ATGGACAACCTCACCTCTGTGGCTGCGAATAGCAGCTTATGCGCCAGAGATTACAAGATCACCCAGGTCCTCTTCCCGCTCCTTTACACTGTCCTGTTTTTTGTTGGACTCATCACAAACAGTCTGGCTATGAGGATTTTCTTTCAAATCCGCAATAAATCtaactttatcatttttcttaagAACACAGTCATTTCTGATCTTCTTATGATTCTAACTTTTCCATTCAAAATTCTCAGTGATGCCAAACTGGGAACAGGACCACTGAGAACCTTTGTGTGCCAAGTGACCTCTGTCATATTTTATTTCACAATGTacatcagtatttcattccttggACTTATCACTATTGATCGCTACCAGAAAACCACCAGGCCATTTAAGATGTCCAACCCCAGCAATCTCTTGGGGGCTAAAATTCTCTCTGTCGTAATTTGGGCATTCATGTTCTTACTCTCTTTGCCCAACATGATTCTGACCAACAAGAGGCCAAAAGACAAGAATGTGAAGAAATGCTCTTTCCTTAAATCAGAGTTTGGTCTGGTCTGGCATGAAATAGTCAATTACATCTGTCAAGTCATTTTCtggattaattttttaattgtcattGTATGTTATACACTCATTACAAAGGAACTGTACAGGTCATATGTGAGAACAAGGGGCATAGGCAAAGTCCCTAAGAAAAAGGTAAACATCAAAGTTTTCATTATCattgctgtattttttatttgttttgttcctttccaTTTTGCCCGCATTCCCTACACCCTGAGCCAAACCCGGGATGTCTTTGACTGCTCCGCTGAGAATACTCTCTTTTATGTTAAAGAAAGCACACTTTGGTTGACTTCCTTAAATGCATGCCTGGATCCATTCATCTACTTTTTTCTCTGCAAGTCCTTCAAAAATTCCTTAATGAGTATGCTGAAGTGCCGCAATTCTGCAACGTCTCCATcccaacaaaacaggaaaaaagaacaggACGGTGGTGACCCAAGTGAAGAGACTCCAATGTAA